One window of Carassius auratus strain Wakin chromosome 17, ASM336829v1, whole genome shotgun sequence genomic DNA carries:
- the eml1 gene encoding echinoderm microtubule-associated protein-like 1 isoform X3, giving the protein MVLSWPARAEAERSDGVRNLKEPFVSSSEFCFGHYPSRESFPLYFIMSDCEGLPMDDSASAASSMEVTDRIASLEQRVQMQEDEIQLLKSALADVVRRLNVSEEQQAMLNRKGPTKARPMIAALPLRPMVNNGTVLPKKGGTLPSPSSSKKDNSSPATKSTVKRTSSSEQVGPNNRKDSGVDSKNNRTRAGSTGSNSSGKKATENKQREPVFSAGMRRVTHCKDEGYVKMYLKGRPITMYMPKDLVDTYCLEAKADLPPKKLKLDWVYGYRGRDCRSNLYLLPTGETVYFIASVVVLYNVDEQLQRHYTGHTDDIKCLAVHPDKITIATGQVAGTSSDGKLLAPHVRVWDSVSLNTLHILGAGFFDRALVCLSFSKSNGGSWLCVVDDSNDHILSVWDWQREERLAEVKCSNESVFVADFHPTDANMIVTCGKSHLYFWSLEKGSLVKKQGLFEKQEKPKFVLCVTFSENGDAITGDSSGNILVWGKGSNRISLAIQGAHEASVFALCMLRNGTLVSGGKDRKLVSWDENYQKIQTVEVPELYGPIRTVAEGRGETVLIGTTKNYVLQGNLDGEFIPITQGHTDELWGLTVHPVKHQFLTCGHDKHVCMWDSASHQPIWTKTLEDATQSAGFHPSGATVAIGTQTGRWLVLDTESKDLVTVHTDGNEQLSVMRFSPDGNFLAIGSHDNYIYIYAVAENGKKYSRVGKCSGHSSFITHLDWSVDSQYLVSNSGDYEILYWIPSVCKQVVSVETTRDIEWATFTCTLGFHVFGLWPDGSDGTDINAVCSSNAKRLLVTGDDFGKVHLFSFPCCQSRAPSHIYGGHSSHVTNVNFLHDDSHLISTGGKDMSVMQWRVL; this is encoded by the exons ATGACAGTGCCTCGGCAGCGAGCAGTATGGAGGTGACGGACAGGATCGCCTCTCTGGAGCAGCGGGTTCAGATGCAGGAGGATGAGATTCAGCTGCTCAAGTCGGCGCTGGCTGACGTTGTGAGGAGACTGAACGTCTCAGAGGAGCAGCAGGCCATGCTCAACAGGAAAGGACCAACCAAAG CTAGACCGATGATTGCAGCCCTGCCCCTGAGACCCATGGTCAATAACGGTACTGTCCTGCCTAAGAAGGGTGGCACACTGCCCTCCCCCTCCAGCTCCAAGAAGGACAACAGCTCACCAGCAACCAAAAG CACTGTGAAAAGGACAAGTTCATCTGAGCAAGTCGGCCCCAACAACAGGAAAGACAGTGGTGTGGACTCCAAAAACAATCGCACACGCGCTGGTTCCACAGGGAGCAACTCCAGCGGCAAGAAAGCTACAGAGAA CAAACAGAGGGAGCCTGTTTTCAGCGCAG GGATGCGACGTGTGACGCACTGCAAAG ATGAAGGGTatgtcaaaatgtatttgaaGGGACGACCCATCACCATGTACATGCCCAAAGACCTGGTGGACACATACTGCCTGGAAGCGAAGGCTGACTTGCCTCCTAAAAAACTAAAGCTAGACTGGGT CTATGGTTACCGGGGCCGTGACTGTCGATCCAACCTGTATTTGCTCCCGACGGGGGAAACGGTTTACTTCATTGCATCTGTGGTTGTGCTGTATAATGTGGATGAGCAACTACAAAGACATTACACTGGACACACTGATGATATCAAGTG CCTCGCTGTCCATCCTGATAAAATCACCATAGCAACAGGACAAGTGGCTGGCACATCCTCAGATGGAAAA cTTTTGGCTCCTCACGTGCGAGTGTGGGACTCTGTGAGTTTGAACACGTTGCACATCCTTGGAGCCGGCTTCTTTGATCGAGCTCTGGTTTGCCTTTCCTTCTCAAAGTCG AACGGAGGAAGCTGGTTGTGTGTTGTGGACGACTCCAATGACCACATTCTGTCTGTGTGGGACTGGCAGAGGGAGGAAAGACTTGCTGAAGTCAAG TGCTCCAATGAGTCAGTCTTTGTTGCTGATTTCCACCCGACAGATGCTAATATGATAGTAACCTGTGGAAAGTCACACCTTTACTTCTGGTCATTAGAAAAGGGATCTCTTGTGAAAAAACAGGGTCTTTTTGAG AAACAAGAGAAGCCCAAGTTTGTATTGTGTGTGACTTTTTCAGAAAATGGCGACGCCATCACTGGAGACTCGAGTGGAAATATACTTGTGTGGGGCAAAG GATCTAATCGTATTAGCTTGGCCATTCAGGGAGCACATGAGGCAAGCGTCTTTGCACTTTGCATGTTGAGAAATGGGACGCTGGTCTCAGGGGGGAAAGACCGTAAACTCGTCTCCTGGGACGAAAATTATCAAAAGATTCAAACGGTGGAG GTGCCTGAGTTATATGGTCCTATTCGGACTGTGGCTGAAGGACGGGGAGAAACGGTTCTTATTGGCACTACCAAAAACTATGTCCTGCAAGGCAACCTGGATGGAGAGTTCATACCCATCACCCAG GGCCACACAGATGAGTTATGGGGCCTGACTGTACATCCTGTGAAGCATCAGTTCCTCACCTGTGGCCACGACAAGCACGTCTGCATGTGGGACTCTGCATCTCATCAGCCCATCTGGACCAAAACATTGGAG GACGCCACTCAGTCGGCCGGCTTCCACCCTTCTGGAGCGACAGTTGCTATAGGAACGCAGACGGGCAG GTGGCTTGTGCTCGATACCGAATCGAAGGATCTTGTCACGGTGCACACGGACGGGAACGAACAGCTGTCGGTTATGCGCTTTTCTCCAG ATGGTAATTTCCTCGCGATCGGGTCACATGACAACTACATCTACATTTATGCTGTGGCAGAAAATGGAAAGAAATACAGTAGAGTTGGAAAGTGCTCA GGTCATTCTAGTTTCATCACACATCTGGATTGGTCTGTGGATTCCCAGTACTTGGTATCCAACTCAGGGGACTATGAGATCCTTTACT GGATTCCTTCTGTGTGTAAGCAAGTAGTGAGTGTGGAGACCACCCGGGATATTGAATGGGCCACTTTCACCTGTACTCTGGGCTTCCATGTTTTTG GACTGTGGCCGGATGGCTCAGATGGTACTGATATCAATGCTGTGTGCAGTTCAAATGCAAAGAGGCTGCTCGTCACCGGAGACGACTTTGGCAAAGTTCACCTCTTCTCATTTCCTTGCTGTCAGTCCCGA gctcctagtCACATCTACGGTGGACACAGCAGCCACGTCACCAATGTTAACTTCTTACATGATGACAGCCACTTAATCTCTACAGGAGGGAAGGACATGAGTGTAATGCAGTGGCGTGTGCTGTAA
- the eml1 gene encoding echinoderm microtubule-associated protein-like 1 isoform X2 has protein sequence MVLSWPARAEAERSDGVRNLKEPFVSSSEFCFGHYPSRESFPLYFIMSDCEGLPMDDSASAASSMEVTDRIASLEQRVQMQEDEIQLLKSALADVVRRLNVSEEQQAMLNRKGPTKEAAVRRDSPSSDSSAGKPARPMIAALPLRPMVNNGTVLPKKGGTLPSPSSSKKDNSSPATKSTVKRTSSSEQVGPNNRKDSGVDSKNNRTRAGSTGSNSSGKKATENKQREPVFSADEGYVKMYLKGRPITMYMPKDLVDTYCLEAKADLPPKKLKLDWVYGYRGRDCRSNLYLLPTGETVYFIASVVVLYNVDEQLQRHYTGHTDDIKCLAVHPDKITIATGQVAGTSSDGKLLAPHVRVWDSVSLNTLHILGAGFFDRALVCLSFSKSNGGSWLCVVDDSNDHILSVWDWQREERLAEVKCSNESVFVADFHPTDANMIVTCGKSHLYFWSLEKGSLVKKQGLFEKQEKPKFVLCVTFSENGDAITGDSSGNILVWGKGSNRISLAIQGAHEASVFALCMLRNGTLVSGGKDRKLVSWDENYQKIQTVEVPELYGPIRTVAEGRGETVLIGTTKNYVLQGNLDGEFIPITQGHTDELWGLTVHPVKHQFLTCGHDKHVCMWDSASHQPIWTKTLEDATQSAGFHPSGATVAIGTQTGRWLVLDTESKDLVTVHTDGNEQLSVMRFSPDGNFLAIGSHDNYIYIYAVAENGKKYSRVGKCSGHSSFITHLDWSVDSQYLVSNSGDYEILYWIPSVCKQVVSVETTRDIEWATFTCTLGFHVFGLWPDGSDGTDINAVCSSNAKRLLVTGDDFGKVHLFSFPCCQSRAPSHIYGGHSSHVTNVNFLHDDSHLISTGGKDMSVMQWRVL, from the exons ATGACAGTGCCTCGGCAGCGAGCAGTATGGAGGTGACGGACAGGATCGCCTCTCTGGAGCAGCGGGTTCAGATGCAGGAGGATGAGATTCAGCTGCTCAAGTCGGCGCTGGCTGACGTTGTGAGGAGACTGAACGTCTCAGAGGAGCAGCAGGCCATGCTCAACAGGAAAGGACCAACCAAAG AAGCAGCAGTGAGGAGAGACTCTCCCTCCTCTGACAGCAGTGCTGGGAAGCCAG CTAGACCGATGATTGCAGCCCTGCCCCTGAGACCCATGGTCAATAACGGTACTGTCCTGCCTAAGAAGGGTGGCACACTGCCCTCCCCCTCCAGCTCCAAGAAGGACAACAGCTCACCAGCAACCAAAAG CACTGTGAAAAGGACAAGTTCATCTGAGCAAGTCGGCCCCAACAACAGGAAAGACAGTGGTGTGGACTCCAAAAACAATCGCACACGCGCTGGTTCCACAGGGAGCAACTCCAGCGGCAAGAAAGCTACAGAGAA CAAACAGAGGGAGCCTGTTTTCAGCGCAG ATGAAGGGTatgtcaaaatgtatttgaaGGGACGACCCATCACCATGTACATGCCCAAAGACCTGGTGGACACATACTGCCTGGAAGCGAAGGCTGACTTGCCTCCTAAAAAACTAAAGCTAGACTGGGT CTATGGTTACCGGGGCCGTGACTGTCGATCCAACCTGTATTTGCTCCCGACGGGGGAAACGGTTTACTTCATTGCATCTGTGGTTGTGCTGTATAATGTGGATGAGCAACTACAAAGACATTACACTGGACACACTGATGATATCAAGTG CCTCGCTGTCCATCCTGATAAAATCACCATAGCAACAGGACAAGTGGCTGGCACATCCTCAGATGGAAAA cTTTTGGCTCCTCACGTGCGAGTGTGGGACTCTGTGAGTTTGAACACGTTGCACATCCTTGGAGCCGGCTTCTTTGATCGAGCTCTGGTTTGCCTTTCCTTCTCAAAGTCG AACGGAGGAAGCTGGTTGTGTGTTGTGGACGACTCCAATGACCACATTCTGTCTGTGTGGGACTGGCAGAGGGAGGAAAGACTTGCTGAAGTCAAG TGCTCCAATGAGTCAGTCTTTGTTGCTGATTTCCACCCGACAGATGCTAATATGATAGTAACCTGTGGAAAGTCACACCTTTACTTCTGGTCATTAGAAAAGGGATCTCTTGTGAAAAAACAGGGTCTTTTTGAG AAACAAGAGAAGCCCAAGTTTGTATTGTGTGTGACTTTTTCAGAAAATGGCGACGCCATCACTGGAGACTCGAGTGGAAATATACTTGTGTGGGGCAAAG GATCTAATCGTATTAGCTTGGCCATTCAGGGAGCACATGAGGCAAGCGTCTTTGCACTTTGCATGTTGAGAAATGGGACGCTGGTCTCAGGGGGGAAAGACCGTAAACTCGTCTCCTGGGACGAAAATTATCAAAAGATTCAAACGGTGGAG GTGCCTGAGTTATATGGTCCTATTCGGACTGTGGCTGAAGGACGGGGAGAAACGGTTCTTATTGGCACTACCAAAAACTATGTCCTGCAAGGCAACCTGGATGGAGAGTTCATACCCATCACCCAG GGCCACACAGATGAGTTATGGGGCCTGACTGTACATCCTGTGAAGCATCAGTTCCTCACCTGTGGCCACGACAAGCACGTCTGCATGTGGGACTCTGCATCTCATCAGCCCATCTGGACCAAAACATTGGAG GACGCCACTCAGTCGGCCGGCTTCCACCCTTCTGGAGCGACAGTTGCTATAGGAACGCAGACGGGCAG GTGGCTTGTGCTCGATACCGAATCGAAGGATCTTGTCACGGTGCACACGGACGGGAACGAACAGCTGTCGGTTATGCGCTTTTCTCCAG ATGGTAATTTCCTCGCGATCGGGTCACATGACAACTACATCTACATTTATGCTGTGGCAGAAAATGGAAAGAAATACAGTAGAGTTGGAAAGTGCTCA GGTCATTCTAGTTTCATCACACATCTGGATTGGTCTGTGGATTCCCAGTACTTGGTATCCAACTCAGGGGACTATGAGATCCTTTACT GGATTCCTTCTGTGTGTAAGCAAGTAGTGAGTGTGGAGACCACCCGGGATATTGAATGGGCCACTTTCACCTGTACTCTGGGCTTCCATGTTTTTG GACTGTGGCCGGATGGCTCAGATGGTACTGATATCAATGCTGTGTGCAGTTCAAATGCAAAGAGGCTGCTCGTCACCGGAGACGACTTTGGCAAAGTTCACCTCTTCTCATTTCCTTGCTGTCAGTCCCGA gctcctagtCACATCTACGGTGGACACAGCAGCCACGTCACCAATGTTAACTTCTTACATGATGACAGCCACTTAATCTCTACAGGAGGGAAGGACATGAGTGTAATGCAGTGGCGTGTGCTGTAA